DNA from Rubripirellula lacrimiformis:
ATTGCGGGCCACGACGCGATTGCGTCTGATGTTCTGAACCAATTCTGACCGGTGCAAACGAGAGCTTCGTTCGGATCAGAACGCAAAGCATCCCGGCGCGACGGTGCGAGCCCTAAACAGACCCGCACCGTTTCGCGACGAGATATCTTGGTGGGCTGGCTCGAAAGTCAGCCAACGGCAACTAGTTGCCGATCGCGGTGCCGACAGCTTCGAACTTGGCGTTGGCGTTGGTACCGATAGTACCGACCGAAGCCAAGCAAACGACGACGATCAGTGCCAACATGACGGCGTACTCGACTGCAGTCGGGCCATCTTCTTCTTTCAGGAAGTTAACAATGCTTTCGGTGAAGTTCTTCATCTCAAAAATCTCGCGAGTGAGAGGCATATCACAATTGCGATATGCGACGACGACTTAAATGGATGCGATTAATCAAACGCAACCGGTTTAGGGGCAGCCCCGTCTTTCGACTTTCGTCCGACACGCCTTGGCTTCAGCCGCCACATAGTGACGACCATTCCCTTGGCAGCCCGGCATTCCTGAGGTCGACACGATTGCTCGTGAGACCCACGGACCCGATAGCTTTGCGCCCCGCCTTCTCAAACGGGTTGCCTTTGTCATGGAAAGCAAGGCTGACCGAAGTTCCCTCAAACACCACTTGTGATTGACTTCCCTTCGGCAGCAGATCGAACACCGATCCGCTCACTTCTACAGGAAACCTATGACACAAAACGCGACTGTCAAAAAACTCTGGTCGCGGAAACCTTAACGATCAGGAATTGGGCGCGGCTGTGACGGTTGTGCCGGCCAGGACAGTCCCAATGGCGAATCGCCGCCGATCCATCCCCCCAAACGTCCTATCTTCGGCCGG
Protein-coding regions in this window:
- a CDS encoding Flp family type IVb pilin; amino-acid sequence: MKNFTESIVNFLKEEDGPTAVEYAVMLALIVVVCLASVGTIGTNANAKFEAVGTAIGN